The genomic stretch TTGGCATTGTCCAGGGCTGGCCACTAGGATGGAAATTCTCAGCAGGGTTGCTGAATGAAGAAGTGCTTGCTATTGGGTCCGGGCAagccccttcccctctctgggcATCAGGTTCCTCAGCTGTGAGGCAGGATTCCAGAGGGTTGAGGAGCTCAGCTTTGAATTCTGGCTTTGTCACATGCCACGTACCTGTGACCAGCTGTGTGGCTGCAATCAAGTGACCTGGCTCTTTGAGATTGTGTCCTTTGCAAAATGGATATAGCGAGGACCCATCCCCAGGGTGGTCCTGAGGGTTGTCAGGCCCTGAAGTCTTACTTAAGGCTGGGAGGGGTCCCTATGCCCTAGTCCTGCCACAGCCCCTTGTGGCCCGTTATCTGTTTTGATGATCCCCTGGCTTTTTAGCCCCCACCTTGTGGATTGTTCCCAGCCAGTCTTTGCCCCATCTCTGTCATCTGCTTCTGCTTCCAACCCTGCCCCCTTGCTCCCACCCCCCACTTCTGCTGCCAGTACCTGTCTCCAACTGTTCCCCTGCCACACCCCTGCCCCTCTCCCATTGTCCCCTACCTCAAGGATCACATCCGGGGGCTGTGCATAGTTCCACAGCCGGATCCAGTTCCAGTAGGAGCGAGCCTTGTCATGGTTGTATGTGGCTGATGTATGCTCAAAGTCAATGCTGGCCCCTGTGTGGGGGGGGGCGGGTCTCACCATCTGCTCGGGGAGGGACCCACATTGACTGGACACTCACTCTGTGCCAGCCAGCACTTGGGATGAGTCACCGGACCTGTCTGGAGCTTGGTGTTGTCCTCTGGGTGATGGAAATGGTGACAGTCACAGCCGTAGGAGCCTGCTTGGCAGGCTGGGTGTGGATGGGAGCTAAGGCAACCAAACACTTcccagcagtgcctggcacagagcccACCCACTCTACATGCACCAACTGCGGCAGAGCTATTGCAGCAGGTTTCATGCCCAGCGTACAGAGGGAATAAGGGCCAGAGAGACTGAGGGGGCCGAGCTGGCTCAGGTGTGGGCTGATGCCCTCTGACCCTATATTTCCCCTAGACTACAGTGCCTGGGCTGGCTGGTGTGACCTGGTCAGGGTGCCCCTCGCAGCAGCCCTGTGTGCACTCATGACTCTGGGCCCCTAGCCCCTTGCTCCTCTCAGGTGGCTGTCACTTGCCCTTGCTGGCCCCCTTCCACGGTCAGCTTTCACATTTTCCCCCTTGAGCCACAATGCTTTTCCTTCCACACTAGATCTCAACCCAAAAGTCCACCCACTAAGTGGAGGGACCTGGTTCCCTCTTTCCCAGCCATCTGCTATAGGACTCTTGAAATCAACTCCCGACCACCATTGGGCCTGTGTTGGTTCCTTTCTGAAGTCACATCCCCTCCCACTCCTGCTGACTGACCTCTGTGCCCAGCCCCAGGTTTAGGGTGTGGTGAGTGGGTGAAGGGCAGTGGACAGGCCAGGGCAGAGGTGAGGGCTAAGGATTTCTGTCCCCATCCCAGACACtgttcaagaaaaagaaagccaactGAACTGAGGACAGCTCTGAGGGTGAACTTCCCAGCAGCGGAGCCCACCACCACAGAATGACAACCACCCTCTGAAGGGTTTCTGAGGACATCTGAGGTGGTCAAGTAGGGGAGGGGACATCACTTACCTATGGACTTCAGGGCAAAGTCTGCCTTTTCGATGTAATCACCTtgaatcattttcattattttctgggCCATCTTTTGCTGAGAAGGCAGAAAACAGAAGCTGTGTCCTTACAGATCACAGCGCTACCTGTGTGTCCTCAGCAGGTGACAGAAGGTTGCAGGACAACTTCTTCTCCCTATCCTTGACTGCAGAAGCTGTGGCTGGCCCCTCACAGGTTGGCCCAGTTCCTACACTGTGAGGACATCCTGTGACACAGAGTCACCCACATGTCACCCACTGGGTCTACTGTGAGCTTTCAAGTTCACCATGACTGGATATCAAACAGGGATCCCAGAGTCTCACTGAGGCTAAGAGTAGGGGCTCTAGAATCAGGAGTCTTGAGCAATATGGCGCCTTCAAGCCTTGATTTTCTAGCCTGCAAGATGGGGCAATAAATTGTACCTACAGCCCACAGTTGTGGAGGGCTATCATGGACTAGAGAGAAGATCTGAAAGGCCCCCACTGTGTGCCGGAACTATTCTCGGCCTTCCATATGTTCACTCCCATCCCCTATTGCCTCCTAGGAAGTTTGTACCACTACCACCCCACTTCAGAGGTGAGAATACTGAGGCATGAGTGAGAAGCTTGTCCAAGCTCACACAGCGGGTGAGAGCAGAGTCTAGTTTGGTCCCAGAGTTCAGGCTCTCAACCACTATACTCTCCCACCAGATAAAGACTGTGAAGCATGTAGCCCAGTTGCTGCTCAGTCAGTGCTGGCCATTTTTTCCATTAAGCCTTCATGATGTGACTGATTCTATTTTCCAACAATGGCTGCAACAAGGTCTCCCATCCCGTGATCTTCTTCCACTGTGACCCTGACATCTTCCCACGGGCAGAAAGTCAGTTTCCAATCTCCCTGCTCATCGCCCCAGGCTCATGACTGGGGCAGAAATGGTAACTGTGTGGCTGTGTCCTAAGAAGTGATACGGTGCTGCCTGGCTCTCTGGGGATGCTCACTTGTGGAAGTCTGTGCCATGTTGTGAGAAGCCAGACCACATGGATGGCCACGTGTGGGCACTTTGGTCAACAGCCTGAGCTCCAGGCTGGCAGCCAGCAACAGCCTCCAGCTGCGCAAGGGGAGCCCCTGCCCCAGGTGAGTCCAATGTGGaattcccctcccccagcctccaaGACTTCTCACTGAGGCCCAAATCCGTGGAGCAGAGGCCAGCCATCCTGCTCTGTCTGACCCTCAGCCTCTCTGAGCATGAGACGATGTTCTTGGGAGGGCTTGTGAGACAGCCAAGGGAACTAGAACCATGGACAGGGCTCCAGGGCCGTTGGTTATGACTCCATTTtgttgatgaggaaactgaggctcagagagattaacCTGCCTGAGGTGCTATAGAGCTCTAAAGGATAAAACACTCCCAACTCTCACCTTGCTTGTTGGGCAAATTCTTACTTATTCCTCCTTAAAACTGGGTCACCAATTCCAAGGAGTTTCCCTGTAGTGGTCCCCACCCTCTCTCTGCCCCTAGACTGGGTGGAGGTTTCTCTGGACTCACAGGTCCCAGTCTGTACTGAGGTCAGGGATGGGATCTAGTTTATCCCAGATCCTAGACTCCTACCACAGTCCTGGTACACAGGAGGTGCTTAGACAGTGCAACTGATTAGTCTATGCTGTCAAGTTCTACCTTTGCTGACAGGCAACAAACATTTAGGGAGCAGTTACCACATGGCAGAAATTATTCTAAAGACGACATGAATCACCATGTTGAATTCTTACAACAACCCATTTCCAGATGAGgtgactgaggcacagagaagttaagtgaagTGACCAGAGTCAAGTCTGGCTACAAATAGAAGCAGAGAGTTCAAGTTTGCCCCTGGAAGAGATGGCACCATAGGGGCCAGAGATTTTACATTCATGGAGGGCTAGAAGACAAAACTAGAGACTCAAGAGCCCTCAACATACGGCCAGTCTGGCCCACTATTTAAGACATGTGCCACATTTTTGAAGCTGCATGAGCAGGAGTCCAAAGAATTAAGCCGAAAACCTCTGAATAGAATTTATAAATTTGCAATCCACCTCTGCTTGAACCAACTCAATGCAAgtctagaaaaaaatctttctactCCATCTTCCCTACAAAGGGAGAACTCTCTTGGTGGAAATTAAAATTGTTTGAAGTATATgcagaaaaacactaaaaaattacTAGATAAGACCACATGGCTGAAAcccaagagaaaaaagagaaactggaaGGCCATAGATAATACAGATATTGGAGATGGctgactggatttttaaaatactcatgaATGGACTGGtgaaatggctgaagtggtagagctcctgcctagcaagtgtctaGGCCTGGGTCTCTAGGGATGCTCACTTGTGgaagtgaggccttgagttcaaaccccagtactgacaacaacaaaaaaaatcacggCTAATCTGTTAAATATAGGAAAAGACAGATAACATAGATGAAGTGACAGAGAATTTCACCATAgaatcaaaatctatgaaaaAAGAATCTGATGTgtattctagaactaaatgatgTGATATCTGAAATGAACAGTAGCTTTCATCATAGAATGTGGAATTATTAGTGAACCTGAAAAaggttcaaaaagaaaatttcaaacttagacacacagagaaaaagaaagaccaaGATAATAGCATAAGACTTATGTGAAACACATTCTATAGGTTTATCACAGAGATAATCcaatagagaagagaaatgatggggaacagcaatattttaaaagataaaggctaaggtttttttggggggtgggattgagatttgaactcagggctttgtgcttgtaaagcaggtgctctaccacttgagccacacctccagttcattttgctctggttattttggagatgggggtttcacaaaccatttgctcaggctggccttggactgtgactcttccaatatcagcctcccaagtagctaggattataggtgagagccactggtgctggcaaGAATTCTAATACTATTGAAAAACATAAACCCACAAATTTAATGAGCTCagattccctcctcccccaagcaGGTTATACATAGAacataagaaacaaaaaagaatatcctCTAAGAAATCAGGAATTAAAAAGCAGATTAGACCCAAAGGATTAGTAATAAGAATGGCATTGTAATTCTCAATATGAACAGTATAAACTAGAACACAGTGCTGGGTTTCCTTCAAAATTCTCAGGAGAAAATTTCCTTCTTAGAATTCTGTACCTAGCCAAACTATCAATCAAGTACTAGGGTAAGATAAGTATGTCTTTTAACTTACAAGttctaaaacaataaaatgcacttcttcttttctctttttcaggaaGTTACTGGGTGATATGCTCCATCAAAATGAGAGattaaaccaagaaagaaggctTGGGATACAGGAAACATGGCATCAAACAAAGGAGAAGTTAGGTGTTGGGGGCAGAGGTGGGGAGCTGTTTACCTCATCTGACATGGCTTCCATCTCCTGGAGTTTGGCAATGAGCAGGTTCATGCTGCCTCGGAGGTCCTGGATTTCCCCAGAGTGATGTCGCACCTTCTCCTGGTACATCCTTATCAGAGAGGAGTGGAAACAAGCTGACTGCTTTGTAATGCTGCTGTTACACCCAAATTCTCACTTTGCTGGTCTAGCTTCATAGTCTTCCAGTCCCTTGGGCCCATCCCTGGCATACCCAGTACTTCTTAACTCTAGAACATTCCTCATTCTCTTCCTTCTGCTTTGAAGATCCTTAATCCCAGCTCAATCCTTCCAAATAGTCAAGAATTTTGTCTGCAATTAAGGATGCTGTCATCAGGTGATGACTTGTTGGTTAAAATGCCTTCTCAGCTATCATTTACTGAGCCCTAACTATGGGCCAGAGCAGTTCAAGACACTTCACCTTTTCTTTAAAGCCCACAATCACCTAGAGTAAGGTGAGTGGTATGTCTCACCTCCCAAATGAGTCAAAGTCCCAGAAGATGAAGTGACTTCCATAAGATCAGATGGGTAGGATTTACAGGAGTGAGGATTtaagtccaggctggtctgactATGGTGCCCATATTACTGGTGAAGGTACCCCAGATCCTTGCTATAGCTGTGTTTTTTAGGTGATAGGTTTCTCTTACCTCAAGCTCTGTAGTGGACTATTTATGCTGTCATCCTGGTGAAGTATTGAAGAGAGCAGGGGTCTCTGTCAGATTGTCCAATCTGAGCTCCATTCTTCCATTCTCCCACAACCATTTATCCATCTTCAAGTTCCTCTTCCATCCCAATTGCCATCTATCCAACCTCCAAATTCCAATTTACTCTCTTTTTTAATCTATCCATCCTTACCCTGTCCACACACACTCTCCCACCCATCTCTTCTTTCATCTTCTCAACCTCCCCCATCTATCTACACTTGACCCCCACCCCAACATCATCCTTCAATCCTACCCCACTCTCATCCATCCACTTATTCACCTACCCATCCTTCCCATCTGCCTGCCCATCCATCAATTAGCTcatccatccattttcttatttatacacCCATTTATCCTCCCATGATGCCTCCATTCCTATCTCCTTTACATCCAacatccacccatccacacatccatccactcatctatcCTCCTATCCATTCCCTCTCTTTTCATACTCCTGTCTCGCCAGCCAGTCATCCAACCTTGATAGTGTCAGCCCTGTGCCTGGCACCGAACTGGACATTGCTTGGATAAATGAGGCCTATCTCCTTCCTTCAAGGAGTTGCCAGTGCATTTGGAGAGACGGTGATGATTATAGATAATTGTGGGAGACAGAGAAACACGTGACTGCCTCTGCCTGGGTGTTTCTGGAGGGGGTGACATTTTAGTTGGGTCTTGAGAAATTGAAGGAGTTCACAAttgggaaaggagaagaggggaAACAGGTCCCCCAGATCACCATTCTCTCTAGGCCTTCTGAGACTTCCTTAATCAGGGAACTCTGGTCACtgacttcctcttctttcctcttcagaAACAAAACCCAATCAGGTCTCATTTCAGTTAAGCAGAAAAGAGTAAATTGTTTGAGTAGAGGGAGTAATGTGTTCCCTGATCTCACCACCTCACTTTAGGTCGGGGCCTTGAGAAAGAGCAAAGGGCCCCTCTAGGAGTGAATGACAAGACAGCCATCCTGGTAAAGGATGATTGAATCTGGTCTTTCAAGGTCATAGTTGCAGGAAAGATGGGTTCCAGGTTGGTGGTATGACAAAGGCAGAAAATTGGATTTAGGCTGAGTTAGGAACCAACCAGTGTCCAGATTTGGTGAGAGTGAGAGGAGGTATGGAAGGAATATTGACTGGTTGAGGTGAGACCAGTCAGCTGTGGGGCCTGAAGAAGGCACACACTCACCTGCCAGACTTCCATTTTCGATGGTAAGTGCATGGAAAACATCCAGAATCCTGTGGACCATAAGAACAAGAACGAGGCACTCAGCATGGAAGGTTAAGATCCAGGGCCCTGGAGTTAAGGGTACAAATCTCAGTCTTGCTATTTTCTATCATTGTGGAACTTTGGGAGAAGTAAATTAATCTCAGCatatctcagtttcctcttcGGTGAAATGGGAATAACTCTGTTATCCACTTCATATTCAAATGTTCTCATACATAATGTGTGCCACATAAACTAAACAATTTGTGTTTCCTTCCACTCTCTCACCCCAGTCTTGTTGGGGAACGATTGGCAAAGAAAGGCAGGGTGGTCTTTTTTCTGTATTCTATGATCTCAAGACTGGCTGAAAtctcattaatatttaaaaacctttaagaaatgcaaattaaaaccacactaagattccacttcacccctgttagaatagccatcattaacaataccactaacaacaggtgttggtgaggatgcagggaaaaaggaaccctcttacactgttggtgggaatgtaaactagtacaaccactctggaaaaaaatttggaggctacttaaaaagctaaacattgatctaccatttgatccagcaataccattcttggggatatacccaaaagactgtgacacaggttactccagaggcacctgcacacctatgtttattgcggcactattcacaatagccaagttatggaaacagccaagatgtcccagcactgacgaatggattaagaaaatgtggtatctatacacaatggaattttatgcagccatgaagaagaacgaaatgttatcattcgctggtaaatggatggaattggagaacatcattctgagtgaggttagcctggctcaaaagaccaaaaatcgtatgttctccctcatatgcggacattagatcaagggcaaacacaacaaggggattggactttgagcacatgataaaagcaagagcacacaagggaggggtgaggataggtaagacacctaaaaaattaactagcatttgttgccctcaatgcagaggaactaaagcagatactttaaagcaactgaggccaataggagaagggaaccaggaactagagaaaaggttagttcaagaagaattaacctagaaggtaacacacacgcacaggaaattaatgtgagtcaactccctgtatagctatccttatctcaaccagcaaaaacccttggtccttcctattattgcttctactctctcttcaacaaaattagagataagggaaaaatagtttctgcctgatagcaagggagggggcggaggggggaAGTAAGGGagtggggtgaggggaagggggagaaatgacccaaacattgtatgcacatatgaataaactaaaaattaaaaaaaaaataaaaacctttaaaacctttgttttgttttggaggtactggggcttgaactcagagcctcacatttgccaggcaagggctctaccacttcagccatgcccccagtccctttgcttttagtttattttttcagatcagGTCTCATAcctttgcctaggttggcttcctacctccaccttccaagtaactgggattacggACGTATGTTACTTCTCACAGCCCCTATtggtttattgttatttatttatcaagggcctcacacttaagtcacacctccagcccccagcccctattttttgtttttgataatacACTTAACAAGCTAGGGATAAAAGAAAACTTCCTCAACCCAATAGAGACTCTCTATGAAAAACCCACAGCTAACATTCTACTTAATGACAAAAAGCTGGATGTTTCCCTGCTAAGATCAGGAgcaagacaagaatgcccaccCTTGCCAGGTCCTAGCCAGGTCAgttagtaaagaaaaagaaataaaagacatctgGATTATCACATGGAGAAGTGAAATGCCACGTTCTCACCTACGGAATCCTGAGACATTGAAGACTGGGCACATTGCCCCATGCCAGCCAGTCATGACCAGCAGGGTTGCAGAACACAAGATCCACATACAATAAAGTCAACGGCACTCCTCTACATGAACAATGAACAATCTAAGAACGAAATGAAGAGAACAATCCATTTATGATAGTATCACAAATCTCAAAATACTTTGGGATGTGTTTAACAAAAGTGTAGCACTGGTATTctaaaaatggcaaaatgttGTTGAAAAGTTAAAGAAGTCGTAGACATATGCATGGATAATGGAAAGAaagcccatgttcatggattcaAAGACTTAGTATTAttaaattcctatcaaaatcctatTGGccttttttgcagaaatagaaaaattgatttaaaattcatatggagatATAAGAGGTTCATAgcaaaaacaatcttgaaaaagaacaaagctggagaatTTACACTTCCAGATTACAGAATTTTACTATAAAACTGTAGCAATCAATCCGGGATAGTTCTAGCATACAGGTAGACATATGCAATAAAATTGAGAATTCAGAAATACGTTTatggtcaactgattttcaacaagggtGCCAAGATAATTCAGTGAGCCAAAGAAGAGTCCTCTTACTAAGTGATGCTGGAACAACTGGGTATACATATttgaaagaatgaagttggatttCTCCTTCACCCTATGTACAATAATGAACTTAAAAGTGGATCatgttcatccccagcactgcatttAACTATAAAAGCTAAAACCCACAACACTCTTAGAAAAAAACAATGGAGTGAATCTTCATGACTTTGAGTTAGGCCACAGTTTCATAAATATCACATCAAAAGaacaagcaatgaaagaaaacaaagattacTTGGGCTTCATCAACATTTAAGAACCCTGCTGCAAAGGACACTACCAAGAAGGTATAAAGACATCCTACAacatggaagaaaacatttgcgAATCATATATCTAATGAGGGTCTTGTATTCATACTAAAGAAAGAACActtacaactcaacaataaaaagacaaataacccaattaaaaatgagccaaggatctgaacagacatttctccagagAGTATGTGCAAATGGgcaatgagcacatgaaaaagtgcCAGTCAAACCTGCAATGAGATACTACTTCACACCTTAGGGTGGccataataaagaagacaggtAACAGCAAGTGGGTGAGAAGTGGAGAAGTTCATGCATTGCTGGTGAGAAGATAAAATGGTGAAAATACTTTGGAAGAGAGCTTGGCAATTCCTCAATCAGTTAAACATAGAGTTACCTAAAAACCAAGTAACTGTGctccaagagaactgaaaactgTTATGTTTCACACAAAACTCCAGGGCTGTTCACAGCAGTGTTGTCAGCAATGGCCAAAACCCAGAAACAACCCTTGTTGCTCCCTCCCACGATGGACCAGAGGCCGGGGATGCCTCCACCTGGGACAGGGCCCTGGAGACGCACCAAGAGCACAGAGGACCAGAACACCTGTCTTCTCCATCAGCTTCTGGCAGAGTAGCTTGCACCTGGGAGCCAGAGAAGCAAGGTCAAAGGCagccatccactcatccatccatccatcctctcaTCTTTCCCTCTTCTCATTCATTTTCCTATTCATCCAACTTCCAAGTCAAGCAGCCATTTCCTTCTCTATCCTCGCATCCACCCATATGTCCTCCCACCTTTCCTGTCCATCCTGAGCCCCTGCTTTTTGCCTAGCTCCATGCTGGGCACCTGGGAGCCACAGAAGCAGGGTCAAGGGTCAAGATGGCCACCTCACTCCCTTCTccacttcccttctcttcctgctGCCCTTCAGGGTTTGGATCCAGCACTAGCTCTGTGCTTGCCCTTCCCACAGGGCTGGACTCATGAGCGGTGGGGCCAAGACCAGGCCTAGAGGAGGCAATAAGGAAGCAGTACAAGGGCAGCTTGGGAAAGAATGTGTGTGGGGGACAGGAAGCTAAGGACTGTAGGCTGAGAAGCTGAGTAATGGGAAACCACAGAACTTTCTAGGATGGGACGTACTGACAAAAGCCAGCTTTGGATGTCTTATCTGGCCTGGTTACCAAGGGGAGGTTCAAACACATGAAGGGGCTGCCATGGTCACCAGCTGCTTGTTTCcagcctcctcccctccctcacaCTCTGTTGCCCACCTGCACGTGTTGAACAGCACTTGCTGGGCCTGAGTTCTCAGGAAGCAGGCCAGGTAGGTGAACCAGGCTGCAGAGGAGACGTGAGAGCAGTGAGAAGTCTTGCCCTCATTTTTGCCCCACTGTGAGGAAGCACTGGTTGTCCTAGGGCTGGGGGAAGACCTTGGAGCTGGCTGGTCTAGCTCAGGGCAGCCCCTGGCCCAGCTTATGGATAAGTGCCAGCCTGGAGTGAGTACAGGTCCTATAGATGGATACTCCTTGCCAGGGGCAAGTAACAGATCTTAACAGTGActtgggagcaaaaagtgcctgttcCCAGACACTGGGGGCTTGGCAAGGGTGAGTCTTTGTGGGATTCATTTCTGGTACCCAGCATGGAGCTAGGCAAAAAGCAGGGGTTCAGGATGGACGGGAAAGGTGGGGGGGATACATGAGTGAATGAGAGAGTAGAGAAGAAAATGGCTGCCTGACTTGGAAGATGGATGAATAGGAAAACGAATGAGTGGAGGGAAAAGataggaggatggatggatgaatggacagaTGTATGTATAGATGTATGGATgaatggctggctggctggctggatggATGGGTCCAGACTAGAGGAGGAAATGCCTCCTTCAAAGAGTAAGTCTCCCTCCCACTTCTGCTTTCAGCCACTAGAGAGACCTGTATGGAATGACAGCTGGGTGGGGAGACCTCCAGGGTTTCACCTTCCACTCCTAGAAACCCTGCTGCCCATGGCAGGCCCTATCCACCCCCAGGAGAGTCTGGCCTGAGGCTGGGCCGTGTCCCCATGCTGTGTAGCATGGTTCTTTGGTATATACGTACACATATATCCCAGCATGAACTGAGTCAGGCTGAGGGCTGTGGTGTTGACGCGGGCAGGCAACAGGAAGGTGTCATCTGTAGAAAGCACAGAACTGTCATGTCACTGCCAGCCTCTAGGGCATGGGGTTGTAGAAGCCCTGTCCCCTGCCACCCCCTTGCTGGGTGCCCATGGGTTGCCTGTTAGGCATCTCCGAGCCTCAGCCCTTGTTGCTCACAACCCTGGGCTCCCTCTCTGCTCACTCATGCCTTGTGAGGGCTCCTCTGTCATCCTGCTGGCATTCCGGCCTCGTTGGTTGGCCCTGGGGATGCAATAGTCACAATCACATCTTACAATTTACAAGATACATGACCTTGCCATATTCCAGATTGAGAAACTGAGTGGCA from Castor canadensis chromosome 5, mCasCan1.hap1v2, whole genome shotgun sequence encodes the following:
- the Sun5 gene encoding SUN domain-containing protein 5, translated to MPRFSRNPGGPCALTEDVVHNARPRRANQRGRNASRMTEEPSQGMNDTFLLPARVNTTALSLTQFMLGYMSWFTYLACFLRTQAQQVLFNTCRCKLLCQKLMEKTGVLVLCALGFWMFSMHLPSKMEVWQDDSINSPLQSLRMYQEKVRHHSGEIQDLRGSMNLLIAKLQEMEAMSDEQKMAQKIMKMIQGDYIEKADFALKSIGASIDFEHTSATYNHDKARSYWNWIRLWNYAQPPDVILEPNMTPGNCWAFAGDRGQVTIRLAQKVYLSNLTLQHIPKTISLSGSQDTAPKDFVIYGIETPPTEEVFLGAFQFQPENIIQMFPLQNQPPRGFGAVKVKISSNWGNPRFTCLYRVRVHGSVAPPKEPPA